The genomic window GATCTCGGTGGCCAGCAAGGGCGTCGAGAGTGGCGCCCTGCGCGCCGCCGACTACGCGATCGCCACCAGCGCAGGACAACTCGGCGTCACCGGCAGCCGGCTGGCGGGGCCGGACGGTCAGCCGGTCATCGACGCCGAACTGCCGGACATCGTGGCGGGGCGGGCGTTGGGACGGTCCACCGAGGACGATCGGGTATTCGCCTTCGCCAGCGGCATGATCATCACCGATATCCCGGTCGCCCACGCACTGGCGACCCGCGCGGTGGCGGCGGGACGCGGACAGCGGGTGCAACTGTGGTCCTGAACGCCGCACTCGTCGATATCCCCGCGCTGCCCGCGGTGGAACAGGAATGGCAGCGGCGGGTTCGGACGGATCAACATCTGCTCTTCGACATCCACCACGCGGTGGGCGGCCCGTTCCACGTGGTCTATCCCGCGCAGTTCGCCGAGAACCTCCGCTCTTTCCAGAAAACGCTGGCCGGGCACGGGGTGCGCGGCCAGGTCTACTACGGCAAGAAGGCCAATAAGGCGGGCTGCTGGCTGCCCGCGATCGCCGACCTCGACGGCGCGGTGGATGTCGCCAGCGAGCCCGAACTGGTGCACGCGCTGGCGCACGGCGTCCGCGGTCGCGACATCGGGGTGACCGGCGCGGCCAAAACCGATGCGCTACTGCGGCTTGCCGCCCGGCACGACTGCGTGGTCGCCATCGACGCGCTCGACGAACTGGAGCGGATCGCCGAGATCGCGCGCAGCGCGGGGCGGGTGCGAATCCTGTTGCGGCGGTTGCCGCCGAACGCGCCGGACAGCCGATTCGGCTTGTCGGCAGCGGATCTCGACACCGCGATCGCCCGATGTGTGCGGCTACGACCGTGGGTCGAACTGATCGGGTTCTCTTTCCACCTGGACGGTTACGCGGTCGCACCGCGAGCCGAACTCGCCTTCGACCTGATCCGGTTGTGCGCCTCGACGAAAGCACAGGGCCTGCCGGTCGACACGCTGTCGATCGGCGGCGGCTTCGCCTGCCGCTACCTGCGTGAGGACGACTGGAACGGCTTCCTCGCCCACCGGCGCGACGACTGGTTCCACGCCGGAAAACAGTTCGGCAAGTTCTATCCGTACGCACAGGACCCGACGGGTGCCGACATGCTGGACGCCATCCTCGCGACCACGTTCGAGGGCGGCACGTTGGCGAAGCACCTGCGCGATAACGATATCCAGCTCTTCATCGAACCCGGCCGCGCACTGCTCATCGATGCGGGCTTTACGGTGTTCCCGGTTCTCGGCTACAAGCACAATGCCGACTACGGCATCACGACTGTGCACGGCCTGAGCATGAGCGTGTCCGAACAGTGGAAAGGGAGCGAATTTCTGCCGGACCCGATCCTGGTGCCCCGCAAGCACGATCCGGCGGCCGGGCCGATCGCCAGCTGTGTCGGCGGCGCGAGCTGCATGGAATACGACGTGCTCACCTGGCGCAAGGTGCCGCTGCCGCAGCGTCCCGAATACGGCGACCTACTGCTGTATCCGAACACGGCGGGCTACCAGATGGACAAGAACGAGAGCGAATTCCACCAGCTGCCACTGCCCCCGAAGGTAGTTATCACGGATGCGGAGGGCCGGTTTCGGTGGCGCTTGGACAAGTGAGCACGCATGGACAGGTGAAAACGCACACCGTGCAGCCGCGACCGCTGTCCGCCCAATTGCCGCGCCGCCGAGAGAACGTCGTCCGCGCCGCCTCCGAACTGATCGGCGCCACCCCGCTGCTCGAACTCGTGCGCACCGGCGCGGGCACCCGTTTGCTGCTCAAGCTGGAGCAGTTCAACCCGACCGGCTCCGCGAAGGTGCGGATGGCGCGGGAGATGGTGCTACAGGCCGAACGCAGCGGCGAATTGCGTCCCGGCGGGCACATCGTCGAACCGACCTCCGGCAATACCGGTACCGGTCTCGCGCTGATGGCCATCGAACGCGGTTACACGTTCACCGCGGTGGTGGACGACCACGCCGCCAAGGACAAGTTGCGCGCCATGAAAGCGATGGGCGCACAGCTGGTTTCGGTCGACAGCGGCACCGGCGGCGGTCCGAGCACGGTGGAGCGCAGGCGAGTCGCCGATGAGATCGCGGCCCGCACCGGCGCGTACCGACCGGACCAGCACAACAATCCGCACAACAACGCGGGCTATCGCGACCTCGCGGGCGAACTGCTCGCCGATCTCAACACCGATATCGACTACCTGGTGGGCGCTGTAGGGACCGGCGGATCACTCTGCGGGACAGTCGAGGAACTACGCAGGCTCGGCTCGCGAGTGCGCGCGCTGGGTGTCGAGCCCGTGGGCTCCATCATCTTCGGTGGCGCGGGTGGCAGCTACTGGCAGTCCGGTGCGGGTAGCCCGGCCGGGTTCTCGGTGGGCGGCAACGTGAAATACGACGCGATCGATGAGGGCTGCCGAGTGGGCGACATCGACGCGTTCGCCACCGCGCGAGTGGTCGCGCGTCGCACCGGCATCCTGGTCGGCGGAACGGGCGGTGCGGCAATCCATGTCGCGGTGCGCCGACTGGTGCATCTGCCCGCGGGGAGCACCGTGGTCGTGCTGATCTGCGATGCGGGGGAGAAGTACCTCGACACCGTGTACGACGACGACTGGTTACACGAGCGCGGGTTGTACGACCGGGCGGCACAGCAGCGGACCGTCCGGCTGCTGCGGGCGTACGACGAATCCGTGCGGCTGGCGGCATATGGCGTCGAGCGGACGGGAGCCTAGCCCATGGCCTTTCGAGAGTATCGGGCCATCGTCGCGCTGGCCGCCCCGATCGCCGGTATCCAGCTCGCCCAGGTGGCGCTGACCACGGTGGATCTGGCGATGATGGGACTGCTCGGTGTCACCTCCGTCGCGGCAGGCGGACTGGCGTTGCTGCTGTACAACCAACTGCGCACCATGTGTGTCGGCATGATCACCGGTGTCGGGAACATGATCGCCCAGGCGGTCGGGAGTAGTGAAAAACGCAGCGGCAGTGCCGATATCGATGAGCAAGCGTGCATCGAGATCCAAGGATATGTCCGTGCCGCGGCACTTGTGGCCACGGTGACATCGGCAGCGGGCGCGCTGATCCTGATCACGCTCGGCTATGCGCTGCGCTGGCTCGGTCAGGATCCCGACGTGCTGGCGCTGGCCCGCCCGATCATGTGGACACTGGCCCCCGGGCTCATCCCCATGCTGTGGCTGAACGTGTTGCGCCAGTTCGCCGTCGGCCTGCGGCGCGCGGGCTCGCTGTTGCGCGTGACGCTGCTGTCGATCGGTGTCAACGCGCTGCTGAACGCGCTGTTCATCTTCGGCTGGTTCGGCATGCCGAAACTGGGCCTTGCCGGAATCGGCCTGTCCACCACGCTGGTTCAGGTCTGGACGTGCTGCCTGTACCTGCGCACCGTCCGGCGTGACCCACTGCTCGGTGACCTGCTGTCCCTGCGCTTTTGGCAGGCCGATCGCGCGACGGTCACACGAATTGTCCGGATGGGCACCCCGATATCGCTGACTTACGGTGCGGAAGCGGCGATCACATCCATTGCCGCGGTGCTGATGGGCAGCTTCGGGCCGGTGGCACTGGCCGCGAGCAATATCGTCAACCAGCTGGCCTATATCGTGTATCAGGTCAATATCGGCCTCTCCCAAGGCTCCTCGATTCTGGTCAGTAGAACCGTCGGGCAAGGGGACGGGCCCGCGGTGGCGGGCATCGCCCGGCGGACCTTCGCGCTCGGCTTCGCGTTCATGACCGTGGTCGGCCTCGGCTACGTGCTGTTTCCCGGCGCGGTACTCGCCCCGTTCCTGAGTTCGCACCACGACGACACCGCCGTCATCGCCGCGGCGTCGACGCTGCTGTGGTTCGCGATCGTCCAGCAGTACTGCAAGGGTTCGCAAAACCTGTCCATCGGGTTGCTGCGCGGCATCGGAAACACCAAGGCGGGGATGCAGAGCACGCTGATCGGCTACTTCGCCATCGGCGTGCCCGCCATGGCCGTGTTCGGGTTCGGCCTCGGCTGGCGCGGCCCCGGCATCTGGCTCGGCCTGTGTTTCGGCTTCGGCGCCACGGCATTGTTGGTGTGGCGCAGGTTTCTGCGCGGTGCCGCCGACTTGGCCACGCCCACGCGGGAATCCGTGACCGCGACGGGATGAAACGGGCAAAAGGGGTGAAACACTCAGGAGCGCGGAGCAATTCGGGCATTTGTTCGGCTACCGCGCCGAAACGGTCGCCCACCGGCGTGGTCCGGATCACTTCACGGTCCGGCTAAACGATCTTTCTCTGCGGCGTCACAGCACGTCGGGTATGGTCGGCGCGGATCGCGAAATTCTGCTCGACAGCCCTGGCGGAAAGGTCGGCCGACGAGATGTGCGCAGCAGGGCCGTTCAGCGGGCTCAATCGCAGACAATTCCTAGCGAAGGCGGCGGCGGCCGGTGCGGTGGGCGCGTTGGCATCCTGGGCCGACCCGATCATCGAACGGGCCTACGCCGCCGACCCCGCCGGGATGGGTGGCCTGGGCGACATCGAGCACTTCGTGTTGCTGATGCAGGAAAACCGCTCCTTCGACCACTATTTCGGCACCCTGTCCGGCGTGCGCGGGTTCGACGAGGCGGCGACAGCCTGGCGGCAGTACGGCTGGACGCCGGGCGCGGGCCCGACACCCGACGGCTATGTGAATCCGTTCCGGCTCGACACCACCCGCGGCGCAACGCTCGACGGCGAATGCATCAATGATCCGGACCACAGCTGGGGCGGCATGCACCGGGCCTGGAACGGTGGACGCAACGATCAGTGGATGCCGATGTCGATCGCCAGCGTCGGCGCGGCCAACGCGCCCGCGGCGATGGGTTACTACCTGCCGCAAGACATTCCGGTCCACACCGCGCTCGCGGACGCCTTCACCCTGTGCGACAACTATCACTGCTCGGTACTGGGCCCCACCGACCCGAACCGGCTGTACTGGATCAGCGGCACCATCGACCCGGACGGCAACGCGGGCGGCCCGCTGGTGGAAACCCCCAGGCTGATCCCGCAGCACGTCTACAGCTGGCGCACCTATCCGGAGAACCTATCCGAGGCCGGCGTCAGCTGGAAGGTCTACAACAACCGCGACGTCGGCCCGCTGTCCTCGGTGATCCTCGACGGCATGCTCGGCTGCTTCACCCAATCCGCTGACCCGAACTCTGAATTGGCGCGTCGCGGCAGGGTGCCGGTGTACCCCAACGATTTTCAGGCCGACGTCGCCAACGACACGCTGCCCGCCGTGTCCTGGGTGATTCCGTCGCTGCTCAATTGCGAACATCCCGCGCTGCCCGCGGCATTCGGTGCGTTCGGCATCATCGGGCTGCTCGACATCCTCACCTCGAATCCGAAGGTGTGGGAGAAGACCGCGCTGATCGTCAGTTATGACGAGAACGGCGGCTTCTTCGACCACGTCACCCCGCCCACGCCACCGCCGGGCACCCCAGGCGAGTTCCTCACCGTGCCGCTCGACCGCGTGTCGGCGGCCGAGGGCATCGCCGGTCCGATAGGTTTGGGGTATCGCGTTCCCGCGCTGGTGATTTCGCCGTATGCCCGGGGCGGGCTCGTCGCCTCGGAAACGTTCGACCACACCTCACAGCTGCGACTGCTGGAAACCAGATTCGGTGTGGAGGTGCCGAATGTGACCGCGTGGCGCCGCGGCGTCACCGGCGATATGACCTCCACCTTCGATTTCGGCTCGGCACCGGATACCGCGAAACCGGTGCTGCCCGACCCGAAACCGAAAATGGATGCCGCGGTCGCCCAATGCGGCCCGAATATCGCATTGGGTTCGGTGACCACCGGGATTCCCTATCCGGTGCCGCCGAACGCGATGCCGACACAGCAACCCGGTACCCGGCGCAGGCCGAGTGGGTTGATTCGGGCATGAGAGTGGCCCAGCCCTGGCGGGGGCTGGGCCACTTCTCGAAGTATGAGGTCAGCTGGCGGTGGCAGGCACCCACCGGACCGAGGAGACGGCGGAGCGTTTCCGCATGGCCGCGAAGCTGTGCCGGGCCGGGCTGATCAACGCGGTGAACCATGTGCGACGGTGCTCGGCTAACGCGGCTGCGACGGCGGGAATCTGGACGCAGTGAACTCCGCCCGCCATGCCCAGGCGGTGGCGAGCCGTCTGGTTGTTTCTGGTGCCCAATGGTGTTCCTTTGCTTGCTGGTGCTGGCGCCTGGATCGCCACGGCGAAGATTAGTCGAACGAAAGGGCCCCGCAGAGTATTTTGCGCAAGTAATTGCCCCGGCGTGTCGAAAAGTTGTGGCTGGTCGACCGGGTCCGGCCGTAATTGTTGCGAATTGGTCTCGGGCTCGTCACGGATCGGGCAATTGCGGCGGCGGGAGGTGGAAAGTGCCGCCGCGATGGGTAATCCAGCTGTTTGTGTCGCAACCTGTACACGGGCCCACCGCGCCCATCGAGCGGCCCCGGTGCGCAACCGGGCGGCGGGTGGGCCGCGGTGGGCGAGATGCGAGACTGGTCGAATGTTGCGGATCGGCCTCACCGGAGGCATGGGAGCGGGCAAGTCGACGGTGGCGCGGATTCTCGCCGACCTCGGTGCGGTGGTCATCGATTCCGACTTGATCGCACGGGAGGTCGTCGCCCCCGGGACCGAGGGCCTCGCGGCACTGGTCGATGCGTTCGGTGCCGAGATCCTGGCCGCCGACGGCAGCCTGGATCGCCCCGCCTTGGCCGCCAAGGCATTCGCGGACGACGAATCGCGCGCGACATTGAATTCGATAACGCATCCGCTGGTCGGTAAACGCACCGCCGAACTCATTTCCGCGGCGCCGCAGGATGCCATTGTCGTGCAGGACATTCCATTGCTGGTGGAAAATGGTCTCGCGCCATTGATGAACCTGGTTCTTGTCGTCGATGTCGATGCCGAAACTCGGCTGCGTCGACTGGTGCAATTCCGCGGTGTCACCGAATCCGACGCGCGGGCGCGTATCGCGGCGCAAGCCACCGACGAGCAGCGGCATGCGGTGGCGGATGTGTTACTCGACAACAGCGGGGCGCCGGAAGAGGTCGAGGAGGCAGTGCGCGAGCTGTGGCACGCGCGGCTGGTGCCATTCGAGCGCAACCTGCGCACGGGCACCCCCGCGCGGCGCAAAGAGATACGGCTGGTGCCGCCGAATCCGGAATGGGCAGCCCAAGCGCAACGACTCATTGCCCGGCTGTGGGTGGCGTGCGGGTCTTCGGCGGTGCGGATCGACCATATCGGGTCTACCGCGGTGCCGGACTTTCCCGCCAAGGATGTGATCGATCTCCAGATCACGGTCGCCGACCTCGCGGCGGCCGATGGATTGCGGGATACGTTGGGGGCGGCGGGTTTTCCGGTCCGGCCGGAGAACACGCAGGATGAACCCCGGCCGACGCCGGAGGATCCGGCGGGAACCGATCTCACGTTGTGGGGCAAGCGTTTTCACCAGAATGCCGATCCTGGTCGCCTCGCCAATGTGCACGTGCGCGCCGAGGGGTCACCGGGGCAGCAGTACGCGTTGTTGTTCCGCGACTGGCTGCGCGCCGACGCCGCGGCCCGCGCGGAATATCTCGAGGTGAAGCGCGAGGGTGAAGCGAAAGCGTCCCGCTTGTCCGGTCCGGCAGCGACGGCCGCTTACCTGGAGGTCAAGGAACCTTGGTTCGCGGCCGCTTATCCACGCATGCTGGCCTGGCGGGATCGCTAGCGACGCGCCAGCACTGCCGGTCGGCAGAGCGGCGCGGCGTCCAGTCGGTAGAGCGGGTCAGATCCAGGTCAGGGTGATGCCCAACGGTTCGAGCCAGCGCTCGAGGCTGTAGCCGTTGGCGGCGATGCCGTCGATCGTCGTGGTCGCGTGTTCGATGGCCGACTGGGCCTGGGCGGCCGTGAGGAGTCCGGCGGCGTGGGCGGCGAGGAGCTCGTCGACGTCGAGCAGTTCGGTGTCGCGGCCGGAGCGCACGACGATGTCCAGATAGTGGTCCACCGACTTCCACCGCTGCGGGCCGACCTGGTTGTACTCGCCGAGGTCGAGGTAGAAGTCCTGGTCGCGTTGGTGCTCGGGGTGGTAGTGGAAGACGGTCGCGCGCAGCGCCAAGCCGGGCAGCAGCCACGATTCGATGTAGTGGAACTGTTCATGGTCGGAGGTCCGCGCCATGTACAGGCCCCATGGCTCCACGTGGTACCGCTCGACCGGCCGCACGAATCCCTTCGGATCCGTGTTGGTCAGGTCCGCGAGGTCGAAGTACTCGACCTTGGGTCGATGTACGTCAACGGAAGGTGCCTGCGTCATGCATTCAGAATCTACCGCTGCGGCGACCGCGTCGAGTGGCCTGGCGGTTACATCCAGGTGAGCGTGATGCCCTGGGTGGCCAGCCAGTCCTCCACACAGTGGTCGTTGGCGGCGAGTCCGTCCAGTGCGGCCGTCGCGCAGTCGAAGGCCCGGTGCGCCTGCACTGTGTCCACCAATCCGGCCGCGTGGGCGGCCAGCAGGTCGTCGACGCCGCGCAGTTCGACGGTGTGGCCGCGGTGCACCTCGATGTCGAGATAGTGGTCGACGGCCTTCCAGAGTTTCGGCTCGAGCTGGGTGAACTCGCCGATATCGAGGTGGAAGTCGTGACACACGTGGTGCGCCGGGTTCCGGCGGGTGAGCGACACGCGCAGCGACAACTCGGGCAGCAGCCAGCACTCGAGGTAGTGGTGGTGTGGAACGGGGACGACCCGCGCCATGTACACGCCCCACGGTTCCTGCTGGTAGCGCTCGACCTGGCGGACGAACCCCTTGCTGTCGGTGCTGGTGAGCTCCGCGAGATTGAAGAACTCGACCTCGGGCCGGTGCGGCGGGTGACCGGGCGGTAATTCGGTGGTCGGTGGGGTGGCGGCGGGTTCGGAGTGCATCAGCCGGGGTACCGCGGCGCGGAGATGCCTGGCGACGTTTCCGGCGAAGCCGGTGGTTGGCACGGTTTTGAGCAATGGAATCAGACCTCTCATGGCTCTTGGTCCTTCGCCACATCCGAACTTGTTGTCCGAACAACCAAATCAGAGTACACCTGGCAAAAGCCGTGTGGGGGGAATGACGCGACATCATTTCCGACACGAATTGTGTTGCCGCAAAGGACATTTCGGACACAGCCTAGGGGAGAAATGTGAAACGGCATCGGTGCGGCAACGGGGCGGCTATCGCGCCCGCTGACCGACCGCGGCAACCGTCACTGCCGCGATGGACAGGCTCACGATCGGTCGGGTCGCGGCTCGTCGACGGCACGACCTACCTCGGCCGCCGGACGACCCGAGAAATCTGTCGGTGGCTGGGCTTAGGCTGGTGAGCATGGCATTCGCAACCGAGATTCCGACGGAAGGCTACGAGGAGAGGGCCGCGGGCGAGACCCCGCTGGCGCACTCCGAGCACCGTCCCGTGGGTGCGATCGAGCGCACCGAGGGGCGCTTCCAGGTGGTCAGCGAGCACGTGCCCGCCGGTGACCAGCCCGCCGCCATCGAGGAGTTGGAACGCCGGATCCGGGCGGGGGAGCGCGACGTCGTGCTGCTCGGCGCCACCGGCACCGGCAAGTCGGCCACCACGGCGTGGCTCATCGAGCGACTACAGCGCCCGACGCTGGTGATGGCCCCGAACAAGACCCTGGCCGCCCAGCTGGCCAACGAGCTGCGCGAGATGCTGCCGAACA from Nocardia iowensis includes these protein-coding regions:
- a CDS encoding DUF402 domain-containing protein, with the protein product MTQAPSVDVHRPKVEYFDLADLTNTDPKGFVRPVERYHVEPWGLYMARTSDHEQFHYIESWLLPGLALRATVFHYHPEHQRDQDFYLDLGEYNQVGPQRWKSVDHYLDIVVRSGRDTELLDVDELLAAHAAGLLTAAQAQSAIEHATTTIDGIAANGYSLERWLEPLGITLTWI
- a CDS encoding MATE family efflux transporter codes for the protein MAFREYRAIVALAAPIAGIQLAQVALTTVDLAMMGLLGVTSVAAGGLALLLYNQLRTMCVGMITGVGNMIAQAVGSSEKRSGSADIDEQACIEIQGYVRAAALVATVTSAAGALILITLGYALRWLGQDPDVLALARPIMWTLAPGLIPMLWLNVLRQFAVGLRRAGSLLRVTLLSIGVNALLNALFIFGWFGMPKLGLAGIGLSTTLVQVWTCCLYLRTVRRDPLLGDLLSLRFWQADRATVTRIVRMGTPISLTYGAEAAITSIAAVLMGSFGPVALAASNIVNQLAYIVYQVNIGLSQGSSILVSRTVGQGDGPAVAGIARRTFALGFAFMTVVGLGYVLFPGAVLAPFLSSHHDDTAVIAAASTLLWFAIVQQYCKGSQNLSIGLLRGIGNTKAGMQSTLIGYFAIGVPAMAVFGFGLGWRGPGIWLGLCFGFGATALLVWRRFLRGAADLATPTRESVTATG
- a CDS encoding DUF402 domain-containing protein; protein product: MRGLIPLLKTVPTTGFAGNVARHLRAAVPRLMHSEPAATPPTTELPPGHPPHRPEVEFFNLAELTSTDSKGFVRQVERYQQEPWGVYMARVVPVPHHHYLECWLLPELSLRVSLTRRNPAHHVCHDFHLDIGEFTQLEPKLWKAVDHYLDIEVHRGHTVELRGVDDLLAAHAAGLVDTVQAHRAFDCATAALDGLAANDHCVEDWLATQGITLTWM
- a CDS encoding phospholipase C → MCAAGPFSGLNRRQFLAKAAAAGAVGALASWADPIIERAYAADPAGMGGLGDIEHFVLLMQENRSFDHYFGTLSGVRGFDEAATAWRQYGWTPGAGPTPDGYVNPFRLDTTRGATLDGECINDPDHSWGGMHRAWNGGRNDQWMPMSIASVGAANAPAAMGYYLPQDIPVHTALADAFTLCDNYHCSVLGPTDPNRLYWISGTIDPDGNAGGPLVETPRLIPQHVYSWRTYPENLSEAGVSWKVYNNRDVGPLSSVILDGMLGCFTQSADPNSELARRGRVPVYPNDFQADVANDTLPAVSWVIPSLLNCEHPALPAAFGAFGIIGLLDILTSNPKVWEKTALIVSYDENGGFFDHVTPPTPPPGTPGEFLTVPLDRVSAAEGIAGPIGLGYRVPALVISPYARGGLVASETFDHTSQLRLLETRFGVEVPNVTAWRRGVTGDMTSTFDFGSAPDTAKPVLPDPKPKMDAAVAQCGPNIALGSVTTGIPYPVPPNAMPTQQPGTRRRPSGLIRA
- a CDS encoding PLP-dependent cysteine synthase family protein gives rise to the protein MPRRRENVVRAASELIGATPLLELVRTGAGTRLLLKLEQFNPTGSAKVRMAREMVLQAERSGELRPGGHIVEPTSGNTGTGLALMAIERGYTFTAVVDDHAAKDKLRAMKAMGAQLVSVDSGTGGGPSTVERRRVADEIAARTGAYRPDQHNNPHNNAGYRDLAGELLADLNTDIDYLVGAVGTGGSLCGTVEELRRLGSRVRALGVEPVGSIIFGGAGGSYWQSGAGSPAGFSVGGNVKYDAIDEGCRVGDIDAFATARVVARRTGILVGGTGGAAIHVAVRRLVHLPAGSTVVVLICDAGEKYLDTVYDDDWLHERGLYDRAAQQRTVRLLRAYDESVRLAAYGVERTGA
- the coaE gene encoding dephospho-CoA kinase, translating into MLRIGLTGGMGAGKSTVARILADLGAVVIDSDLIAREVVAPGTEGLAALVDAFGAEILAADGSLDRPALAAKAFADDESRATLNSITHPLVGKRTAELISAAPQDAIVVQDIPLLVENGLAPLMNLVLVVDVDAETRLRRLVQFRGVTESDARARIAAQATDEQRHAVADVLLDNSGAPEEVEEAVRELWHARLVPFERNLRTGTPARRKEIRLVPPNPEWAAQAQRLIARLWVACGSSAVRIDHIGSTAVPDFPAKDVIDLQITVADLAAADGLRDTLGAAGFPVRPENTQDEPRPTPEDPAGTDLTLWGKRFHQNADPGRLANVHVRAEGSPGQQYALLFRDWLRADAAARAEYLEVKREGEAKASRLSGPAATAAYLEVKEPWFAAAYPRMLAWRDR
- a CDS encoding alanine racemase; its protein translation is MVLNAALVDIPALPAVEQEWQRRVRTDQHLLFDIHHAVGGPFHVVYPAQFAENLRSFQKTLAGHGVRGQVYYGKKANKAGCWLPAIADLDGAVDVASEPELVHALAHGVRGRDIGVTGAAKTDALLRLAARHDCVVAIDALDELERIAEIARSAGRVRILLRRLPPNAPDSRFGLSAADLDTAIARCVRLRPWVELIGFSFHLDGYAVAPRAELAFDLIRLCASTKAQGLPVDTLSIGGGFACRYLREDDWNGFLAHRRDDWFHAGKQFGKFYPYAQDPTGADMLDAILATTFEGGTLAKHLRDNDIQLFIEPGRALLIDAGFTVFPVLGYKHNADYGITTVHGLSMSVSEQWKGSEFLPDPILVPRKHDPAAGPIASCVGGASCMEYDVLTWRKVPLPQRPEYGDLLLYPNTAGYQMDKNESEFHQLPLPPKVVITDAEGRFRWRLDK